The sequence TCTTTTCTGCAATCTGGTCAAAACAATTAAgatttcccttttctctcacCGTCTGTgtttaatccccccccccccccccccccccacacacacacacacccccaccccacacacacacacacacacacagacacacacacacacacacacacacacaaacaaacaccatctCCACCCTTGACCTCGCAGTGAAAAGTTAGTGCACCCAAGGTTGAACTTTCCCAGATCTGCCTTCGCAACTGACGCTGGGAAAGTGCCCCTGACAtacgcatgtgtgtgcgtgtgtttgtgtgtgagtgtggcaACACTTGGGGTGTCATGAATAGGAGAGATTTGACCCTCAACCCCGCTGACCTGTCCACAAAAACGAGCCCTTTAACCCAACCCCGCTATTGTCAGCCATGACTGCCTTCCTTTATTCAGAGAGCCCGCCAAAGGAGTCAAAATTCATTATATACCACTTTGCTTATTATTTTCCACCCATATTTATATCTTTAtgcctctcctcatctcttcactATTCTTGCCATCAGGCTCATTCTCCTGCTTCCATCCCTCCTTTTTTGGCTCGTTTTCACAGTCGACTTAATCTTCTGATCTTGAGTTTTCACTTGAGTGCTGAGCTGACTGAGCATTAGTACTAAATTATTTGCATACTTAAATTCATTACAGATTTAGCCTTACTCAATTATCAGCTACAAATGTACCACTGTGCCACTGTAAAATATTCTTTAacttgaaaatattttttgtattttccccCAAGCTGTTCCAATGTATATTCTTAGAAAAGCATTCTTCTTCTGACACAAGATGTATTGTATATGCATGTGCAGACACTTGTAATGTGATTGTACATTGTTTCTATAACATAGATTGTTTTAATATCTAATCCCTACCGATTGTCATTTACTAAAAGTGTGATGTGGCACCTTAAAATTATTTGTGACAATACACTCTCTAAACTAAGATTATTCAAACTTTTTGGATGTCACCTGGGATGGACTGGGttcacgtttttatttatttattttgaaaaaagtcTAAGCCACAACTGTCGAAGGAGCTTTTCCAAAGGGGCCACATGGGAGCCTCCAGGGGTCATTGGGGAGGTTCAAGGTGGTCCACTGCAGCAAAACATGTTGCCTTATGTGCAGGAGATGCAAGAACATACCAGGTATGACCTCATAGAGGGGACTATTCAATAAGAGAATCTGTTGACCTTTGACTGACAACCAGTGTCTATTCATTTCAGTGAGTGATGGAAGCTACGTCCTACTGTTCATCTCTGGGTGGCATGTTCCTTTAGTGTTGGCCTTGTTCCGTCAGTAAGTGATCCAACACACATAAAGTCTATATACCTGTTTGAATCCTCTGGCCTCACCTGTTTGAAACTGACCCTTTTTTCAAAGACAAATTACAAGTTGTATTTCAAATGTTGAGGGACCTCTTGAAATACCAGAAACGTTCCGATGTTGTGAAGAACTGCTTCATTGATTCACTGATCTGTCCCTCTCCAAGCTCAGTTTGGAGtcttctttatttaaatttgaaaaaTTAGGTTGAACACCGATCTCATTGGTTAATACAAATTCTTTGTTTCACTGATCCAGCCTCCTGCCCCTGTGGCATGCCACCACCCAACCCCACCTATAGTTGTAGTTTATAAGGCTGTATGGAGCCTGTAGTAGATTTGAACTCCTGCCTTCTATTTCTTTGGAGCAGGTGGCCAGATCTTACGCAATGCACCTTTGAGTTCAAGTAGCAGcaccacactgtaaaaatagTATTTTCAAGAAAATGAACTTGAAGCATCACATTTCGTTGTTGTGAAGAATacaaattgtatattattacaagGGTGCATCTCATTTTAACCGCTTTATAGTACTTTAACTTGcaacaatgcatcatattttgtaGATTGATACTACTTAGTGTTGCTAAATAATGCATAGTGTAGTAtttgaaaaaatgcaattaGTTGCATTCCCCCATTAGCCAAAGAAACCCATAAGATCTGACCTCAGTCCCACACTCAGCCTGAGTAATGGACCTTCTTTTGCATCACAtcctccctctgctggtcaATCCCTGAAACTGCAGCCAATAGTAACAACCAGAACAACTATATATTTACCTAAGGATGTTCATCAACTTTATCTAATATCTCTCTTACCTACTATAACACATACAAGTACATCGTCATGCATAATGTGTAGGCTATATAAATGTATAGAACACTGCCTCTAAATGTGTACACGTTATCTGTTGATTCACATGGTATGCAAACAATAGTTTGTTTACAAAGTAACGACATATCTCTTAACATTGTTACTATGACTGAATTTGTAGTTTCGTCAACTTGTAGTTTCGtcataccttgaatagggaaggtagagccgtagtagcactttagtagcacttaaatgtctcttactgatagcactttgtagtttggcactttagtagcacttaaatttctcttactgatagcactttgtagtttggcactttagtagcacttaaatggctcttacggatagcacttaaattgtacttgcttgattcttgttgttctgagtttggactcatggtttaatgcacttattgtaagtcgctttggataaaagcgtcagctaaatgacaagtaatgtaatgtcattggACACATGAAGGAATCACTAAGCAAAACTGATGTAGAAGTGCGTCTGACTGGATGTTAATAGTTTCTAGTTCGTGTCTCCAGAGATTTAAGAAGTAACACAATGTGGCCTTCATCGCCCAATAAGGGTGTCAGACTTTTCTGAAGATCTGAAGCGGAAGTGGTAATATCGGCTCTCTGGCTGCGTTTGGATATGATCTTGGAAAAAGCGAGCAAGTTTGTACACTaagtcgagggggggggggaaaccctcttttctttttcttggacTGCTGACGCGTCCACCGGCGACGTGCTGTGCTGGAACACCGGAGCGGCTTTCGCCATGTTACTGCACTTTCTAGCGGTCGGGGCCTTGGTTTTCCTCGCCGAGGGCTACTTTTCGGAGGAAATGTTTCCGGAGGAGTCGAAGATTCAGCCTCCGACGGTGGTTATCGCTATCTTAGCCAGAAACACCGCGCACTCCCTGCCGTACTACCTCGGGGCTCTGGAGAGGCTCAACTATCCCAAAGACCGCGTCTCCGTGTGGTGGGTTCTGCTGCATGCACCGTGACCGCCCGGAGAGCCGCCCTCGCGTTAACCGGCCGTATAGCCGCCGTTCAGTCCCGTTAGGTCCAAAGCCTTTCGGTTAGTTCGGGAGAGCCGCAACCGCGTCCGTCCCCTCCCCGCCTCCCTCTGTGCCTTTCACTCCCCGCACTCACTTCCTCATGTGACCTGCATCCGTTGGTATCCTCCGCAGAGCTCGTTGAACCCGATActcattttaatgaaaatatgacGCACGTTAGTGATTAAACCCCATAAACCGAACTGTCCTCGAAGGGGTTTGAGCTGTAAACGCCCCTGTGGAGTACTTCAATGTAGTTTATGTGTCGCAAAGTTACTCTTATCTCATTTAAAACCCATTCTGCTCGTATAGTTTGATTTGATGAAACTGGATCTAATAAGAGAGATTATCTGTTGCTGGGTTGCATGTTGATAATCATATGACACACGATATAGCCATGTTATAACGTTAAATGTGTGATATGTACTTTGTATAGTTGTATTGTgttcacagcagtgtgtgtgcgtgtgtgtgtgtgtgtgtgtgtgtgtgtgtgcgtgtgcagaaTATTGAAGTATTCTTTCCACACTAAATAAATCTTCTGTCACAGTATGGGTCATTTTATAGCTCAGTATCGTAATAAagaacattttctaaaaatcaatTGAGAAGTTGTTAATAACAAGAcaagtgtttctgtgtttggcTTATCCAGCAAATGACATACCCGACCAATCATAATACTTCTCGGTGATGCAAAAATCCTGTATCCATTCTTGCAACAGAGACATTCTGCTAATTGATTAACATTGTAGGGCCCTGATGGCCTGCCATACCTAGATATGCTGTGATGGCTTTGAAAACTTTctgaaataaaaggaaaaagagatcCAAAGCATATTCGATAGAAATATCATAATGCAATAACATTGTAACTGTAGGCTGTTCCACCGGATCAAGAATGTGCTTTAAAATGtacgagaaaaagaaaactgcgACTCAATCACAGAGATGAGACGAGTTATTATTTATACGTCTTCAAGATGTGTCGGGATTCCTTTCCTCTCCATTAAACCTGCTTTTGAAGCCCATCAGCTCTTCAGTCTCACAACCTGCTTTCTCTGTGCTCTTCAGGGCGGCCACGGATCACAACACAGATAACACCACCGCCATACTGAAAGAGTGGCTAACCTACATGCAGAAATTCTACCATGACGTAGAGTGGAGACCAATGGACCAGCCCACGTAAGTCCAACTACAGGAATGTGTTGTATTATATTCACTGCAGGGATCTGGGTACGCGAACATCCTGTGTCTACGCCAATCTTACTGTACGAAGCAACATGAACTAACCTCTGTCGTGCAACTATTAGCCGTAGGGGATCCACTTTGTTGCCTCGAGATAACACACCTTTCCACTTTGCATAATAAGGAATGACGCAGCGCGCCTCTGCTTGTCTTTACGCCTTGACTGTGTGGACATCTGCCTGAGCTGAAGTGGAAATGTGTGCATACCAACAATACAGTCTGACTGCTAATAGGCTGTGAATAGACATAGACAGTGGTtatcatatatttaaaatgcagcCTAATTCAGTCAGTAGTGAATTatgagaaatgagaaaatgCCAAATCAGTACAATAACATACTTCAATGTCCTTCTTACAACTCTCTGTTTTAGGTCCTACGCAGGAGAGTCGGGTCCTAAGCATTGGCCCAATAGCAGATATGAGTATGTGATGAAGCTGAAGCAGGCAGCGCTCAACTTTGCCAGGAAACGCTGGGCCGATTACATCCTggtacataataatataataatatataataacattttCTTGTGGCAGCGGTGTAAGATTAAAATCAGCTTCATCCCTTGATTTATCTGATGAGATTTGTTCCCTCTTTGCTGCCGTTGCTTCATCCAAGAGAAGAAGGTTCTCCTGTTACAGAGACGTGACTCATCTCTTTCCCCATCTCTCCCCGCTCTcctctgtgtttatgtttcagtATGCTGACACAGACAATATCCTCACCAACCCTGAAACCCTCAACCTGATGATGGCAGAGAACAAGTCAGCCATTGCTCCCATGCTGGACTCTCAGGGAGCATACTCCAACTACTGGTGCGGTATCACCCCACAGGTGAGTGTGGACTTGATAGTTATcgatcataaaaaaaaagtccctctTTATATCAAGATCCCTGGTATCTGACACCATCGCTCTCTTTTAAGGGATATTACCGCCGAACAGCAGAGTACTTCCCCACCCGCCATCGTCACAGACTGGGCTGCTACCCTGTGCCCATGATCCACTCCACCATGCTGCTGGATTTAAGGAAGGAAGGCATGACGAAACTGGCCTTCTTCCCGCCTCACAAGGACTACTCGTGGCCCTACGACGACATCATCGTGTTCGCCTTCTCATGCCGAGCTGCAGGTTGGTTAGCGCCGGTTTGTGGTTATGTTTTTGTAATGAAATCCGCAAGCATACTTACTTCACTGTAGAATGATGTACTGTATAGGGGAATCTTATATGGTACACAATGAAGGTCTCAACAATGGCATaatgtattgattgattgattgatcttTGATGCCACGCAGAGGTACAGATGTATTTGTGTAACAAGGAGCGCTACGGCTACCTGAACGTCCCGGCCAAACCTCAACACACCTTGGAAGATGATCGCCTCAACTTTGTCCACGTCCATCTTGAGTCCATGAGTAAGAGTattcaatataaatattactaAGGAAAGATGCTGACAGGGAGTAAATCAAAACTCATACAGTATGCTGTGTTGGTTCAgctttgttatgttacattattCTCTTAATATTTTTTGTAACAGTTGATGGTCCTCCAATGCGCCCCTCACGATACGTCTATATGTTCCCCAAACAGAGAGACCTCATGGGCTTTAATGAGGTAAGAGACACCTCATTGGTTTTTTTCTGGTAGAAGCAGCCATGTTTTAGGgacatattattacttttgGTATATTTATATTGCGTATATACATTCGATATTTCTTTTCAACCAACATTGTAGTTTCAGCAACTGAGGGAAAAGCATTACATGTTACTTGCTCAAGTTTTGagtcaaaaataattataacaaGGCACATTTTCCGGGGTAATTATAACATAAGTACACTAAATCTTAAACAATGGGCTATGAAATACTGAGATTGTGAAGGCATATTATTTAGTCCTCTTAGGCTTTTTTCATCATTCAGAGTAATAATGAAGCACGGTATTACATGAATAAATGTTGCTTATTACAGACGTGTCTAAAGAAGTCAGGGGGTTAATGATATCCATTTCAGTAATAATATGCAGTTAACAGGTAATTAACTagttgtcctcctctcctcagataTATCTGATTAATCTGCGACGGCGTCCGGACCGGAGAGACCACATGCTGTTCTCTCTGAATGAGCTGGAGATTGA is a genomic window of Cyclopterus lumpus isolate fCycLum1 chromosome 12, fCycLum1.pri, whole genome shotgun sequence containing:
- the cercam gene encoding procollagen galactosyltransferase 2 isoform X1; amino-acid sequence: MLLHFLAVGALVFLAEGYFSEEMFPEESKIQPPTVVIAILARNTAHSLPYYLGALERLNYPKDRVSVWAATDHNTDNTTAILKEWLTYMQKFYHDVEWRPMDQPTSYAGESGPKHWPNSRYEYVMKLKQAALNFARKRWADYILYADTDNILTNPETLNLMMAENKSAIAPMLDSQGAYSNYWCGITPQGYYRRTAEYFPTRHRHRLGCYPVPMIHSTMLLDLRKEGMTKLAFFPPHKDYSWPYDDIIVFAFSCRAAEVQMYLCNKERYGYLNVPAKPQHTLEDDRLNFVHVHLESMIDGPPMRPSRYVYMFPKQRDLMGFNEIYLINLRRRPDRRDHMLFSLNELEIDVKVVDAVDGNALNSTDIKILGVDLLPGYYDPFSGRTLTKGEVGCFLSHYFIWKEMVDLQMNMTLVLEDDVRFQANFKRRVLLLMEEVEQVELDWDIIYFGRKQVNPGKEEAVEDVHNLVKADYSYWTLSYAISLQGAQKLLNAEPLSKMLPIDEFLPIMYDKHPNEDYKSHFPNRNVHAFSTRPLVVQPCHYAGDPQWVSDTETSTLWDDDAVRTDWRGSHKTLKGAAPPADMLSAAYKDEL
- the cercam gene encoding procollagen galactosyltransferase 2 isoform X2, which gives rise to MQKFYHDVEWRPMDQPTSYAGESGPKHWPNSRYEYVMKLKQAALNFARKRWADYILYADTDNILTNPETLNLMMAENKSAIAPMLDSQGAYSNYWCGITPQGYYRRTAEYFPTRHRHRLGCYPVPMIHSTMLLDLRKEGMTKLAFFPPHKDYSWPYDDIIVFAFSCRAAEVQMYLCNKERYGYLNVPAKPQHTLEDDRLNFVHVHLESMIDGPPMRPSRYVYMFPKQRDLMGFNEIYLINLRRRPDRRDHMLFSLNELEIDVKVVDAVDGNALNSTDIKILGVDLLPGYYDPFSGRTLTKGEVGCFLSHYFIWKEMVDLQMNMTLVLEDDVRFQANFKRRVLLLMEEVEQVELDWDIIYFGRKQVNPGKEEAVEDVHNLVKADYSYWTLSYAISLQGAQKLLNAEPLSKMLPIDEFLPIMYDKHPNEDYKSHFPNRNVHAFSTRPLVVQPCHYAGDPQWVSDTETSTLWDDDAVRTDWRGSHKTLKGAAPPADMLSAAYKDEL